The proteins below are encoded in one region of Triticum aestivum cultivar Chinese Spring chromosome 1B, IWGSC CS RefSeq v2.1, whole genome shotgun sequence:
- the LOC123115180 gene encoding uncharacterized protein: MSGGQEGGEDSDHIMDLGEDQNSFKTKRSRATNWPSVMSKFLLNWYLEKKKAMPPKTKFKKTHHHYCQAALNARFESAYTVDQVHRHLRRFKEVWNIVARYMNENGSRFDKKNKMLILPSATMAALPLAERAILVKPIPFFDHLQALFSDCPVDGASMTDLLTDADLNDDQMETQDPLNMMVVHADTGDPHEAGLDKVVLGGEDECHEVAVISAVGTVPCEVMSGTSAPSAEPSGSAESTIAALKPSLKQCKIVSKAKANPKPQAVALHDSRKPDAFNRNLMGIHDRLAKPTRTAPPLSDPNAPLWNMLKEIPLTPADRLSVGIYLCKPEFEVHRSFFMSMGKEYLEAWAHKFLSGGEPGAL; encoded by the exons ATGTCGGGAGGCCAAGAAGGCGGCGAGGACTCAG ATCACATCATGGACCTAGGTGAAGATCAGAATTCCTTTAAAACCAAAAGGTCAAGAGCCACAAATTGGCCCTCAGTAATGTCAAAGTTTCTACTTAATTGGTACCTTGAGAAAAAGAAGGCGATGCCACCTAAGACCAAATTCAAGAAGACACACCACCATTATTGCCAAGCTGCACTAAATGCTAGATTTGAGTCTGCTTACACTGTTGATCAGGTCCATCGCCATTTGAGGCGTTTCAAGGAGGTTTGGAATATTGTGGCGCGTTATATGAACGAGAACGGGAGCAGGTTTGACAAGAAAAACAAAATGTTAATACTACCTTCTGCAACCATGGCTGCTCTACCT TTAGCAGAACGTGCTATTCTCGTTAAACCTATTCCATTCTTCGACCATTTGCAAGCTCTCTTCAGCGATTGCCCAGTTGATGGTGCCTCTATGACAGACCTGTTGACAGATGCTGACTTAAATGATGATCAGATGGAAACCCAGGATCCGTTGAACATGATGGTTGTTCATGcagacacaggggacccacacgagGCAGGCTTGGACAAAGTTGTTTTGGGGGGTGAAGATGAGTGTCATGAGGTTGCAGTTATTAGCGCTGTTGGTACAGTACCATGTGAAGTTATGTCAGGCACTAGTGCACCATCTGCTGAACCATCAGGATCTGCTGAGAGCACAATAGCTGCTCTCAAACCCAGCTTGAAGCAGTGCAAGATAGTCAGCAAAGCAAAAGCAAATCCAAAGCCACAGGCTGTTGCGCTACATGATAGCAGGAAACCAGACGCGTTCAACAGGAACTTAATGGGGATCCATGACAGACTCGCTAAACCAACACGGACAGCACCACCACTGTCAGACCCAAATGCTCCTCTGTGGAACATGCTAAAGGAAATTCCGTTGACACCTGCTGATAGGCTGTCAGTAGGCATTTATCTTTGTAAGCCAGAGTTTGAAGTGCATCGAAGTTTTTTCATGAGTATGGGTAAGGAGTACCTAGAGGCATGGGCCCACAAGTTCTTGAGTGGAGGGGAGCCTGGAGCCTTGTAG